In Phyllobacterium zundukense, the following are encoded in one genomic region:
- a CDS encoding DUF4258 domain-containing protein, translated as MTTTQPWNPGRATDEIRAIAKDRKLVLSYKLHAGERLAERNLIMSDVLYALRNGFVYQQPIPATRAGHFRYRVECRTPNSGSRAIGVVVIPAKTGCLIKIISVMWIDEYERIAGSIIGVEEDE; from the coding sequence GTGACCACCACTCAGCCTTGGAATCCTGGACGTGCGACGGATGAAATCAGAGCAATTGCGAAAGATAGAAAATTAGTTCTGAGTTATAAACTTCATGCCGGTGAACGCCTAGCGGAACGCAACCTTATCATGTCGGATGTGTTGTACGCCCTGAGAAACGGGTTCGTATATCAACAGCCGATTCCCGCAACTCGGGCTGGTCATTTTCGGTACCGAGTTGAGTGCAGGACGCCAAATAGCGGCAGCAGGGCTATTGGCGTGGTTGTAATACCTGCGAAAACCGGATGCCTGATAAAGATTATTTCGGTCATGTGGATCGATGAATACGAGCGGATCGCCGGCTCAATAATTGGAGTAGAGGAAGATGAGTAA
- a CDS encoding DUF982 domain-containing protein has product MPELEPSATVSPAMYEDYKSFPMVSVLQRGTSIGITSAYDAAKFILEQWPDEAAGPKLYVCKEILLKCLAGECSAAVARVAFWEAGIFIETQRRPTPTGKVERWGKRKPRRRA; this is encoded by the coding sequence ATGCCGGAACTTGAGCCTTCTGCTACCGTTTCCCCCGCTATGTATGAAGATTACAAGTCATTCCCAATGGTCTCAGTGCTGCAGCGCGGCACCAGCATCGGCATTACCTCGGCCTACGATGCCGCGAAGTTCATACTGGAGCAATGGCCCGACGAAGCAGCGGGACCGAAACTCTACGTCTGCAAGGAAATTTTATTGAAGTGCCTGGCGGGGGAATGCTCGGCTGCTGTGGCGCGGGTGGCATTTTGGGAGGCGGGTATCTTCATCGAGACGCAGCGGCGGCCGACACCAACCGGAAAGGTTGAGCGCTGGGGGAAGCGCAAGCCGCGGCGCAGGGCCTAG
- a CDS encoding helix-turn-helix domain-containing protein, producing the protein MSNEHHYTESGLTNVYISGIAVELDDDGDETITIPAINELHHIIALGIVSHSKGISGDELRFLRTEMGLTQSELAKLVHRDKQSIGRWERGEVELDSSAEALIRRMAVEKLDLPVDAGIDELSRRSVPTVEEQTINIKMVNNNHSHYELLAA; encoded by the coding sequence ATGAGTAACGAACACCATTACACGGAAAGCGGACTGACCAATGTCTACATCAGTGGCATTGCGGTTGAGCTGGATGATGATGGCGATGAAACCATCACGATTCCGGCAATTAATGAGCTTCATCACATAATTGCTCTTGGTATTGTCAGCCACTCCAAGGGGATTAGCGGAGATGAATTGCGCTTTCTCCGTACCGAAATGGGCTTGACCCAGTCTGAGCTTGCAAAGCTAGTGCATAGGGATAAGCAATCCATCGGTCGTTGGGAGCGTGGCGAAGTTGAACTCGACAGCTCTGCCGAGGCACTCATCAGAAGAATGGCTGTTGAGAAGTTGGACCTGCCGGTAGATGCCGGGATCGATGAATTGTCGCGTCGAAGCGTTCCTACAGTGGAAGAACAGACGATTAACATTAAGATGGTGAATAACAATCATTCTCACTACGAGTTGCTCGCTGCCTGA